The following proteins are encoded in a genomic region of Glycine max cultivar Williams 82 chromosome 18, Glycine_max_v4.0, whole genome shotgun sequence:
- the LOC121173960 gene encoding secreted RxLR effector protein 161-like, giving the protein MKDLGEASVILGIKITRSKEGIYLNQSHYIEKILKKYDYFDCKPASTPYDPSVKLFKNIGEGIRQTEYASIIGSLRYATDYTRPDIAYVVGLLCKFTSRPSMEHWHAIERVMRYLTRTINLGLHYKRFLVVLEGYSDADWNTLSDDSKATSGYIFSIAGGTVSWKSKKQTILAQSTMESEMIALATASEEASWLRSLHAKISLWERPIPAVLIHCDSTAAIAKIENHYYNDKKR; this is encoded by the coding sequence atgaaagacctcGGAGAAGCAAGTGTAATCCTTGGTATTAAGATTACCAGGTCAAAAGAGGGAATTTATCTGAATCAATCTCACTACATTGAGaagatcttaaagaaatatgactacTTTGACTGTAAACCTGCTAGTACACCATATGATCCAAGTGTAAAATTGTTTAAGAACATCGGTGAAGGTATACGACAAACTGAGTACGCAAGTATCATTGGCAGCCTTAGGTATGCCACTGATTATACTAGACCCGACATAGCCTATGTTGTGGGATTATTATGCAAGTTTACCAGCAGACCTAGTATGGAGCATTGGCACGCTATTGAAAGGGTAATGAGGTACCTTACAAGAACCATAAACCttggattacattataaaaggttTCTCGTTGTACTTGAAGGATACAGCGATGCAGATTGGAACACTCTTTCAGATGATTCCAAAGCAACCAGCGGCTATATATTTAGCATAGCTGGTGGGACTGTttcttggaagtcaaagaaaCAGACTATCTTAGCTCAGTCCACTATGGAATCTGAGATGATAGCACTAGCAACTGCTAGTGAGGAAGCAAGTTGGCTGAGAAGCTTACATGCAAAGATTTCTTTATGGGAAAGACCGATACCAGCTGTGTTGATCCATTGCGATAGTACCGCGGCTattgcaaaaattgagaacCACTATTACAATGATAAGAAACGATAG